In Oryza brachyantha chromosome 2, ObraRS2, whole genome shotgun sequence, a single window of DNA contains:
- the LOC102707653 gene encoding uncharacterized protein LOC102707653: MKPTTPSPPAAAAAAAATDDPSPSPSDSTSAAFSVERRGDASASCRWTLPDFPRTRARTFYSRYFEVGGFDCRLLLYPRGDSQALPGYLSLYLQVLDPKTPTSSSSATTTSSSSKWECFLSYRLSVAHPSDPSKSLVRDSWHRFSSKKRSHGWCDFAPSSAGVYLFPPHDSLVITADISVLSEAASFAETDGRFTWKVLNFGVFREMIRTQKIMSPAFFSAANAGGSDCGLRISVYQSNVSGADHLSVCLESKEPLVQATSGSSSSALPSSGGGSGVLDGDRGCWCLFRVSILSQRPGGSHIHKDSYGRFGADNASLGWGDYMKMDEFLAADGGYLVDGAVVFSASVHVIKESNSFTRSLPMIAGMSGAGSGRAGARKSDGHFGKFVWRIENFTRLKELLKKRKITGLCIKSRKFQVGNRDCRLIVYPRGQSQPPCNLSVFLEVTDPRNSSEWSCFVSHRLSVINQKFEERTIMKESQNRYSKSAKDWGWREFVTLTVLFDQDAGFLVQDTVVFAAEVLILKETASIQELSDEDSEACSSSSGCQIDSLPKHPSFMWKVENFLSFKDIMESRKIFSKYFQAGGCELRIGVYESFDTICIYLESDQPSGFDPDKNFWVHYKMAIINQKNSAKTVCKESSICTKTWNNSVLQFMKVSDLLDTDAGFLVRDTVVFVCEIIDCCPWFDFSDLEVLASDDDQDDLSTDPDDFIESDDTEDMSGDEEDMFRNLLSRAGFSLTYGENHTQPQVTLREKILTDASAIAGFLTGLRVYLDNPTKVKRMLLPTKVSTRAGGKKDGSRCDSSSTSLISLLMGVSVLKQAIIDLLLDIMVECCQPSEDRLAYVSSSASSKTSPDSNGAGSPPELNVEGEPTECACSNKYERLKPGNDDIQNRLSVQNTDRCTNDVPVTVLEQSCSFPEISAADFLKDEGSDQASRTKWPEQSEELLGLIISSLRALDGAVPHGCPEPRRRSQSVQKIALVLEKAPKKLQPDLVALVPKLVDSSEHSLAASAMLDHLQKPDAEPSLRLPVFNSLSELEFDCDIWKRASFHAHELLTNSNDEPLVEAITYVLKAASRCQHIAQATTAVRWRLKDLGTEVPACVLDFLSKTVHSWSDVADALLKDIDSDCGPDSSCLPMSCSTYNTDGFSVEGMHSLQEQAVHGKDHLSDVFILIEMLSIPRLFVEVSQVLQRALLRGALGLQIVAMVLERRHSHRSSLKSGTGTMVNDSQNEQVLLDGQVEPSAVQEDDFTSVLALCEVLSLSTETRVQDFVRMLYAIIFKIYAEDHYRYRILKGLVERATNTSDSCRAVDIDMDVLVFLVKEEFGIARPVLNMLREVAEVAQADRANLWHQICATEDENMRLREDMDMEQTKFAKEKDVLMQRLAESEAAAAHLRSELKAERDRFIREKKVLSEQMLEIENQLEWVRSEKDDQIVKLFADKKNLRDRLHEAETQLSQFKLRKREEVKKITKEKDALAERLKGAEISRKRFDDELKRYVAETQTREEIRKSLEGEVRRLTQTVGQTEGEKKEKEDQIARCEAYIDGMESKLQVCQQYIRTLETSLQEEMARHAPLYGVGVEALSLDELDALANIHEQSLRQIHAIQQRKGSSHLLSSPSLSHIPGLYSSPPSMAAGLPSSLIPTSSVAPNGAGTHGNGHMNGSMGNWFNPT; the protein is encoded by the exons ATGAAGCCTACcactccctcccctcccgccgcggcggcggcggcggcggccaccgacGACccttccccgtcgccgtcCGACTCCACGTCGGCCGCGTTCTCCGTcgagcgccgcggcgacgcctccgcctcctgccGGTGGACGCTCCCGGACTTCCCCCGGACGCGCGCCCGCACCTTCTACAGCCGCTACTTCGAGGTCGGCGGCTTCGactgccgcctcctcctctaccCGCGTGGCGACTCGCAGGCGCTCCCCGGCTACCTCTCCCTCTACCTCCAGGTCCTCGACCCCAAAACCCCaacgtcgtcgtcctccgccaccaccacctcctcctcctcgaaaTGGGAGTGCTTCCTCAGCTACCGCCTCTCCGTCGCCCACCCCTCCGATCCCTCCAAGTCTCTGGTGCGCGATTCCTGGCACCGCTTCTCCTCGAAGAAACGCTCGCATGGTTGGTGCGACTTCGcaccctcctccgccggcgtCTACCTCTTCCCGCCGCACGACTCGCTTGTCATTACCGCCGATATATCGGTGCTCTCCGAGGCCGCCTCATTTGCTGAGACTGACGGTCGCTTCACCTGGAAAGTGCTCAACTTCGGCGTCTTCAGGGAGATGATCCGTACACAGAAGATCATGAGCCCTGCATTCTTCTCTGCCGCCAATGCGGGTGGGAGTGACTGCGGGCTTCGGATTAGTGTTTATCAGAGTAATGTATCTGGCGCAGACCATTTGTCTGTTTGTTTGGAGAGCAAGGAGCCCCTGGTGCAGGCAACATCAGGGTCCTCATCATCAGCATTGCCGTCGAGTGGCGGGGGCAGCGGCGTCCTCGATGGTGACCGTGGGTGCTGGTGTCTGTTCCGTGTTTCAATCCTCAGTCAGAGGCCTGGTGGGAGTCACATCCACAAAGACTCCTATGGCAGGTTTGGGGCTGACAATGCCAGCCTTGGGTGGGGAGATTACATGAAAATGGATGAGTTTTTAGCTGCTGATGGGGGTTACCTCGTTGATGGTGCTGTGGTGTTTAGTGCTTCAGTCCATGTGATCAAGGAGTCAAACTCGTTCACTCGCAGCTTACCAATGATAGCAGGCATGAGTGGTGCTGGCAGTGGACGAGCTGGGGCTAGAAAGTCAGATGGGCACTTCGGAAAGTTTGTGTGGAGGATCGAGAACTTCACAAGATTGAAGGAGCTGCTGAAGAAGCGAAAGATCACGGGTCTGTGTATCAAAAGCAGAAAGTTTCAGGTTGGGAATCGAGACTGCCGTCTTATTGTATATCCAAGGG GGCAGTCTCAACCTCCATGCAACCTGTCAGTGTTTTTAGAAGTGACAGATCCCCGGAATAGCAGTGAATGGAGCTGCTTTGTGAGCCATAGATTATCTGTCATCAATCAGAAATTCGAGGAGAGGACCATAATGAAAGAATCTCAGAACCGTTACTCTAAGTCAGCGAAGGATTGGGGATGGCGTGAATTTGTGACATTAACTGTCCTATTCGATCAGGATGCTGGTTTTCTTGTACAGGACACAGTTGTCTTCGCTGCTGAGGTTCTCATTCTGAAAGAAACTGCAAGTATTCAAGAGCTTAGTGACGAAGATTCTGAAGCATGCAGTTCAAGCTCTGGATGCCAGATTGATTCTCTGCCAAAACATCCATCATTTATGTGGAAGGTGGAAAATTTTCTATCCTTTAAGGATATTATGGAGTCGAGAAAGatttttagtaaatatttCCAGGCTGGTGGTTGTGAGTTGCGTATAG GTGTATATGAGTCGTTTGACACGATTTGCATATACCTGGAAAGTGACCAGCCTTCTGGATTTGATCCTGATAAGAACTTTTGGGTTCACTACAAGATGGCTATAATTAACCAGAAGAATTCTGCAAAAACTGTTTGCAAGGAATCGTCAATCTGCACAAAAACATGGAACAATTCGGTTCTTCAGTTTATGAAGGTCTCAGACCTGCTGGACACTGATGCTGGTTTTCTTGTCCGGGACACCGTTGTTTTTGTGTGTGAAATCATAGACTGCTGTCCATGGTTTGATTTCTCTGATCTTGAG GTTTTAGCTTCCGATGATGACCAGGATGATTTGTCAACAGATCCTGATGATTTTATTGAATCTGATGACACTGAAGATATGAGTGGTGATGAGGAAGATATGTTCCGAAACCTCTTGTCAAGAGCTGGGTTTTCTCTTACATATGGTGAAAACCATACTCAGCCACAGGTTACTTTAAGAGAGAAAATTCTAACAGATGCTAGTGCAATTGCTGGATTTCTTACGGGCCTGCGTGTTTACCTGGATAACCCAACAAAAGTTAAGCGCATGCTGCTTCCTACCAAAGTATCCACCAGGGCTGGTGGAAAGAAAGATGGTTCAAGGTGTGATTCGAGTTCCACAAGCCTCATCAGTTTGCTGATGGGAGTTAGTGTCTTGAAGCAGGCTATCATAGACTTGCTTCTTGATATAATGGTTGAGTGTTGCCAACCATCAGAAGATAGATTGGCATATGTCTCATCATCAGCAAGTTCCAAAACTTCTCCTGACTCAAATGGGGCTGGCTCTCCACCAGAGCTCAATGTTGAAGGTGAACCAACAGAATGTGCATGCAGTAATAAGTATGAAAGGCTGAAACCTGGCAATGATGATATCCAGAATAGGCTTTCTGTACAAAACACAGATAGGTGTACAAATGATGTTCCAGTCACTGTTCTAGAACAGTCATGTTCTTTCCCAGAAATATCTGCTGCTGATTTTCTAAAAGATGAAGGTTCTGATCAGGCTTCCAGG ACAAAATGGCCAGAACAATCAGAGGAGCTGTTAGGACTAATAATTAGTTCATTGAGGGCACTGGATGGTGCTGTCCCACATGGGTGCCCTGAACCAAGAAGACGATCTCAGTCTGTCCAGAAAATTGCACTTGTACTCGAGAAAGCCCCGAAGAAGCTTCAGCCAGACTTGGTTGCGCTTGTACCAAAGTTGGTTGATAGTTCAGAACACTCTCTTGCTGCATCTGCAATGTTAGATCATCTTCAAAAGCCAGATGCTGAGCCTTCGTTGAGATTACCA GTTTTTAATTCCCTATCTGAGCTAGAATTTGACTGTGATATCTGGAAACGAGCATCTTTTCATGCACATGAATTGTTGACTAATTCAAACGATGAGCCACTTGTAGAAGCCATTACATATGTTCTCAAGGCAGCATCGCGATGCCAGCATATTGCTCAAGCT ACTACAGCTGTCCGATGGAGACTAAAAGATTTGGGTACTGAAGTTCCAGCCTGTGTGCTTGATTTCTTGTCTAAAACAGTGCATAGCTGGTCAGATGTAGCCGATGCTTTGTTGAAGGATATTGATTCTGACTGCGGGCCTGATAGCAGTTGTCTCCCAATGTCCTGTAGTACTTATAATACAGATGGGTTTTCAGTTGAAGGGATGCATTCTTTGCAAGAACAAGCTGTACATGGAAAAGATCATCTATCAGATGTTTTTATACTGATAGAAATGCTGTCAATACCCAGATTATTTGTTGAAGTTTCACAGGTTTTGCAGAGGGCTTTATTGCGAGGAGCCTTGGGGCTGCAAATAGTAGCCATGGTGTTGGAAAGAAGGCATTCTCACAGGTCAAGTCTAAAGTCTGGTACTGGGACTATGGTGAATGATTCGCAGAACGAACAAGTTCTGTTAGATGGGCAGGTTGAACCTTCGGCTGTCCAAGAAGATGATTTCACTTCAGTCCTTGCACTTTGTGAGGTATTATCTCTATCTACAGAAACCAGGGTGCAAGACTTTGTGCGGATGCTTTATGCCATCATTTTTAAGATATATGCTGAGGATCATTATAGATATAGAATTCTGAAGGGCCTTGTTGAACGAGCAACAAATACTTCAGATAGCTGCCGAGCAGTTGACATAGATATGGATGTCTTGGTGTTTCTTGTTAAGGAGGAATTTGGAATTGCTAGACCTGTTTTGAACATGTTGCGTGAGGTTGCTGAAGTTGCTCAAGCTGATCGTGCAAACCTTTGGCACCAAATATGTGCGACAGAAGATGAGAATATGCGTTTGCGAGAAGACATGGATATGGAACAAACAAAATTCGCTAAAGAAAAAGATGTATTAATGCAACGACTAGCTGAGTCAGAGGCGGCTGCCGCGCATCTAAGG TCTGAGCTAAAAGCTGAGAGGGATCGTTTTATTCGGGAGAAGAAGGTACTTTCTGAGCAGATGCTGGAGATTGAGAATCAGTTGGAATGGGTGCGATCAGAAAAGGACGACCAAATTGTGAAGCTATTTGCTGATAAGAAGAATCTTCGTGATCGTCTTCATGAAGCAGAGACACAACTATCCCAGTTCAAATTACGGAAACGCGAGGAAGTAAAG AAAATAACTAAGGAAAAGGATGCTTTGGCCGAGAGGCTTAAGGGTGCTGAAATTTCAAGGAAACGATTTGATGATGAATTAAAACGGTATGTTGCTGAAACACAGACTCGTGAAGAGATTCGCAAATCACTTGAGGGTGAAGTAAGAAGGCTGACTCAGACAGTTGGGCAAACTgagggagaaaagaaagaaaaagaagatcaAATTGCTCGCTGCGAAGCTTACATAGATGGAATGGAGTCAAAACTGCAAGTTTGCCAG CAATATATCCGCACCCTGGAAACCTCACTTCAGGAAGAGATGGCACGGCATGCTCCCCTCTATGGTGTTGGTGTGGAAGCCTTATCACTGGATGAGCTCGATGCACTCGCAAACATCCACGAGCAGAGTTTAAGACAGATACATGCAATTCAGCAAAGGAAAGGGAGCAGTCATCTCTTGAGTTCCCCTTCCCTCTCGCATATCCCAGGTTTATACTCCTCGCCTCCTTCAATGGCAGCTGGTCTGCCATCCTCACTGATCCCCACATCCTCCGTAGCGCCTAATGGCGCTGGAACCCATGGAAATGGGCACATGAATGGTTCTATGGGTAACTGGTTCAACCCAACCTAA
- the LOC102707746 gene encoding trafficking protein particle complex subunit 2-like, whose translation MASTACFVIVSKNDIPIYEAEVGSAPKREDQAYQHQFILHAALDVVQDLAWATSTMFLKSVDRFDDLVVSVYVTAGHTRFMLLHDSRSEDGIKSFFQEVHELYIKIFLNPLYLPGSRITSSHFDTKVRALARKYL comes from the exons ATGGCGAGCACGGCATGCTTTGTGATCGTGAGTAAAAATGATATTCCTATCTACGAGGCTGAAGTTGGATCTGCTCCCAAA AGAGAAGATCAAGCTTATCAGCACCAGTTCATATTGCATGCTGCATTAGATGTTGTTCAGGACCTTGCGTGGGCTACGAGCACAAT GTTTCTGAAGTCAGTTGACAGATTCGATGATCTTGTGGTGTCTGTTTATGTAACTGCTGGTC ATACTAGATTTATGTTGCTTCATGACTCAAGGAGTGAGGATGGAATAAAAAGTTTCTTCCAGGAGGTTCACGAACTCTACATCAAG ATCTTCCTCAATCCACTCTACTTACCTGGTTCTCGCATCACATCCTCTCATTTTGATACCAAGGTCAGGGCTCTTGCAAGGAAATACCTGTAG